Proteins found in one Populus alba chromosome 14, ASM523922v2, whole genome shotgun sequence genomic segment:
- the LOC118041293 gene encoding pentatricopeptide repeat-containing protein At1g01970, whose protein sequence is MASYVINILPFSSPTCPLHSEPKKPSNLHFLGNSLCQQPVNLTSCKSQIQPVLAAINVEEKVEGEIGKEKPKFRWVEIGPNIPEEQKQAISQLPFKMTKRCKALMRQIICFNDKKGSLPGLLSAWVKIMKPRRKDWLSILKELNKMEHPLYLEVAEIALLEESFEANVRDYTKIIHFYGMNNQLEEAERTRLAMEERGFVSDQVTLTAMIHMYSKAGNLTLAEETFEELKLLGQPLDRRSYGSMIMAYIRAGMPEKGEMILREMDAQEIRAGSEVYKALLRAYSIVGDADGAQRVFDAIQLAGIPPDDRTCAVLLNAYGMAGQSQNAYATFENMWRAGIEPSDRCVALVLAAYEKENKLIQALDFLMGLEREKLIIGKEASEVLAEWFGRLGVVKEVELVLREYATG, encoded by the exons ATGGCCTCTTATGTTATTAACATTCTCCCGTTTTCATCTCCAACTTGCCCACTACACTCCGAACCCAAAAAACCCAGCAACCTTCACTTTCTGGGCAACTCATTATGTCAACAACCTGTGAATTTAACTTCTTGCAAGTCCCAAATTCAGCCTGTATTAGCTGCTATCAATGTAGAAGAGAAAGTAGAAGGAGAAATAGGAAAAGAGAAACCTAAGTTTAGGTGGGTTGAGATAGGTCCTAATATACCAGAAGAACAAAAACAGGCCATATCTCAACTGCCATTTAAGATGACCAAAAGATGTAAAGCGCTTATGAGACagataatttgtttcaatgacAAGAAAGGTAGTTTGCCTGGTTTGTTGAGTGCTTGGGTTAAGATTATGAAGCCAAGGAGAAAAGATTGGCTTTCTATTCTCAAGGAATTGAACAAGATGGAACATCCACTTTATCTTGAG GTGGCAGAAATTGCCCTTCTAGAAGAATCTTTTGAAGCTAATGTTCGTGACTATaccaaaataattcatttttatggGATGAACAACCAGCTTGAAGAAGCTGAAAGAACTCGCTTAGCCATGGAGGAGAGAGGGTTTGTAAGTGATCAGGTAACGTTAACTGCTATGATTCACATGTACAGCAAAGCTGGCAATCTTACTCTCGCTGAAGAAACTTTTGAAGAGCTAAAGCTTCTTGGTCAACCATTAGATAGGAGATCATATGGCTCGATGATCATGGCCTATATCAGAGCTGGAATGCCTGAAAAGGGGGAGATGATACTTAGAGAGATGGACGCTCAAGAAATCCGTGCCGGAAGTGAAGTTTACAAGGCACTGTTAAGAGCGTACTCCATTGTTGGTGATGCTGATGGAGCTCAAAGAGTGTTCGATGCAATTCAGCTTGCAGGTATTCCTCCTGATGATAGAACGTGTGCAGTCCTCTTAAATGCTTATGGAATGGCAGgtcaaagccaaaatgcataCGCTACATTCGAAAATATGTGGAGGGCTGGCATTGAACCTAGTGATAGATGTGTAGCTCTGGTGTTGGCTGCATATGAAAAGGAGAACAAGCTCATCCAGGCCTTGGACTTTCTAATGGGTTTGGAGAGAGAGAAACTCATCATTGGCAAAGAAGCATCAGAAGTACTAGCTGAGTGGTTTGGAAGACTCGGGGTCGTGAAAGAGGTGGAGCTTGTCTTGAGAGAATATGCTACGGGGTAA
- the LOC118041292 gene encoding brefeldin A-inhibited guanine nucleotide-exchange protein 2: protein MASTEADSRLSQIVSPALEKIIKNASWRKHSKLGHECKSVLEILTSPEPQEQPPPTSTSDDSSPSESSLPAPLHDGGSHEYSLAESETILSPLINACNTQFLKIVDPAVDCIQKLIAHGYIRGEADPTGGTEAKLLAKLIESVCKCYDLGDDGVELLVLRTLLSAVTSISLRIHGDSLLQIVRTCYDIYLGSKNVVNQTTAKASLIQMLVIVFRRMEADSSTVPIQPIVVAELMEPMEKSDVDGSMTVFVQGFITKIMQDIDGVLNPGTPSKASMMGAHDGAFETTTSTVESTNPADLLDSTDKDMLDAKYWEISMYKTALEGRKGELADGEGERDDDLEVQIGNKLRRDAFLVFRALCKLSMKTPPKEALTDPQLMRGKIVALELLKILLENAGAVFRTSDRFLGAIKQYLCLSLLKNSASSLMIIFQLSCSIFISLVSRFRAGLKAEIGVFFPMIVLRVLENVAQPNYQQKIIVLRFLDKLCVDSQILVDIFINYDCDVNSSNIFERMVNGLLKTAQGAPPGTATTLLPPQEVTMKLEAMKCLVGILKSMGDWMNKQLRIPDPHSTKKPDAAENSPEPGSLPMANGNGDEPVDGSDSHSETSTEASDVSTIEQRRAYKLELQEGISLFNRKPKKGIEFLINANKVGHSAEEIAAFLKNASGLNKTLIGDYLGEREDLSLKVMHAYVDSFDFKGLEFDEAIRVFLQGFRLPGEAQKIDRIMEKFAERYCKCNPKVFSSADTAYVLAYSVIMLNTDAHNPMVKSKMSADDFIRNNRGIDDGKDLPEEFLRSLFERISKSEIKMKEDNLDLQQKQSLNSNRILGLDSILNIVIRKRGEEKHMETSDDLIRHMQEQFKEKARKSESVYYAATDVVILRFMVEVCWAPMLAAFSVPLDQSDDEVVIALCLEGIRCAIHVTAVMSMKTHRDAFVTSLAKFTSLHSPADIKQKNIDAIKAIVTIADEDGNYLQEAWEHILTCVSRFEHLHLMGEGAPPDATFFAFPQSDSEKSKQTKSTILPVLKKKGPGRMQYAAASVMRGSYDSAGIGGNTAGAVTSEQMNNLVSNLNMLEQVGSSEMSRIFTRSQKLNSEAIIDFVKALCKVSMEELRSASDPRVFSLTKIVEIAHYNMNRIRLVWSSIWHVLSDFFVTIGCSENLSIAIFAMDSLRQLSMKFLEREELANYNFQNEFMKPFVIVMRKSNAVEIRELIIRCVSQMVLSRVNNVKSGWKSMFMVFTTAAYDDHKNIVLLAFEIIEKIIRDYFPYITETETTTFTDCVNCLIAFTNSRFNKDISLNAIAFLRFCATKLAEGDLGFSSRNKDKEAPGKISIPSPRTGKDGKQENGEITDREDHLYFWFPLLAGLSELSFDPRPEIRKSALQILFETLRNHGHLFSLPLWERVFESVLFPIFDYVRHAIDPTGGDAPEQGIDGDTGELDQDAWLYETCTLALQLVVDLFVKFYNTVNPLLRKVLLLLVSFIRRPHQSLAGIGIAAFVRLMSNAGDLFSEEKWLEVVLSLKEAANATLPDFSYIVSGEASVISHEQSDGEKSGDMPDGDSEGLIAHRLYSSISDAKCRAAVQLLLIQAVMEIYSMYRSHLSAKSALVLFDALHDVASHAHSINTNIALRSKLLEFGSMTQMQDPPLLRLENESYQICLTFLQNLILDRPPTYDEAQVESCLVNLCEEVLQFYIASAHAGQTSETSPSGQSQWLIPSGSGKRRELAARAPLIVATLQAICSLGDSLFEKNLAHFFPLLSSLISCEHGSNEVQVALSDMLSSSVGPVLLRSC, encoded by the exons ATGGCTTCCACGGAAGCCGATTCCCGGTTAAGCCAGATAGTATCTCCTGCtttagaaaaaatcatcaaaaacgCATCGTGGCGTAAACACTCGAAATTAGGACACGAATGCAAATCCGTCCTCGAAATTCTCACTTCACCAGAACCCCAGGAACAACCTCCTCCGACTTCCACTTCCGACGATTCCTCTCCCTCCGAATCCTCCCTACCTGCCCCACTCCACGACGGCGGGTCCCACGAATACTCCCTTGCCGAATCCGAAACAATCCTCAGCCCTCTGATCAACGCGTGCAACACTCAATTCCTCAAGATCGTCGATCCAGCCGTTGACTGCATCCAGAAATTGATCGCCCATGGGTACATACGTGGAGAAGCGGATCCCACCGGAGGTACAGAAGCGAAATTGTTAGCTAAATTGATCGAATCTGTGTGTAAATGTTATGATTTAGGGGATGATGGTGTTGAATTGTTGGTTTTGAGAACCCTATTATCGGCTGTTACGTCTATTTCCTTAAGGATTCATGGAGATAGTTTGTTACAAATAGTGAGGACTTGTTATGATATTTATCTAGGGAGTAAAAATGTGGTTAATCAAACAACGGCGAAAGCATCGTTGATTCAAATGTTAGTTATTGTGTTTAGGAGAATGGAGGCTGATTCTTCGACAGTTCCGATTCAGCCGATTGTTGTGGCTGAATTAATGGAACCAATGGAGAAATCTGATGTGGATGGGTCAATGACGGTGTTTGTTCAAGGTTTTATAACCAAAATTATGCAGGATATCGATGGGGTTTTAAATCCGGGGACACCGAGCAAGGCTTCAATGATGGGGGCACATGATGGGGCTTTCGAGACTACGACTAGTACAGTGGAGAGTACAAATCCGGCTGATTTGCTTGATTCGACAGATAAGGATATGTTGGATGCGAAGTATTGGGAAATTAGTATGTACAAGACGGCTTTGGAGGGGAGGAAAGGGGAGTTGGCAGATGGGGAAGGGGAAAGAGATGATGATTTGGAAGTGCAGATTGGGAATAAGTTGAGGAGAGATGCTTTTTTGGTGTTTCGAGCACTTTGCAAGTTGTCTATGAAAACACCACCAAAAGAGGCTCTGACTGATCCTCAGTTGATGAGAGGGAAGATTGTCGCGTTGGAGTTATTGAAGATTTTGTTGGAGAATGCTGGTGCCGTGTTTAGGACTAGTGACAG GTTCTTAGGTGCCATCAAGCAATATCTATGTCTTTCACTGTTGAAGAACAGCGCTTCGAGTCTAATGATCATTTTCCAGCTTTCTTGCTCCATTTTCATTAGTTTGGTTTCAAGATTTAGAGCTGGATTGAAAGCTGAGATTGGAGtattttttcctatgattgttctAAGGGTTCTGGAAAATGTTGCTCAACCTAACTATCAGCAGAAGATTATAGTGCTTCGGTTTCTAGATAAGCTCTGTGTTGACTCACAGATCTTGGTAgacatttttattaattatgattgTGATGTCAACTCATCTAACATATTTGAGAg AATGGTCAATGGACTCCTTAAAACTGCTCAAGGCGCCCCTCCTGGTACTGCTACTACACTTTTGCCACCTCAGGAGGTGACCATGAAACTTGAAGCTATGAAGTGCTTAGTGGGTATTCTGAAATCAATGGGAGACTGGATGAATAAACAATTGCGCATTCCCGATCCTCATTCTACCAAGAAACCTGATGCAGCTGAGAACAGTCCTGAACCTGGAAGTCTTCCCATGGCAAATGGTAATGGGGATGAGCCTGTTGATGGATCGGATTCTCATTCTGAAACCTCCACTGAAGCATCAGATGTTTCAACTATTGAGCAACGAAGGGCTTACAAGCTGGAACTTCAG GAAGGTATATCTCTTTTTAATCGGAAGCCTAAGAAAGGAATTGAGTTTCTAATCAATGCAAATAAAGTGGGCCATTCAGCAGAGGAGATAGCAGCCTTTCTTAAAAATGCATCGGGCTTGAACAAGACTCTGATTGGTGATTACCTTGGGGAAAGAGAAGATTTGTCACTGAAAGTGATGCATGCTTATGTGGATTCTTTTGACTTTAAAGGCCTGGAGTTTGATGAGGCTATCAGGGTCTTTTTACAGGGATTTAGGTTACCAGGAGAGGCACAGAAGATTGATCGAATTATGGAGAAGTTTGCTGAACGTTACTGCAAATGTAATCCAAAAGTTTTTAGTAGCGCTGACACAGCCTATGTCCTCGCTTACTCTGTGATAATGCTCAATACTGATGCTCATAATCCCATGGTCAAAAGTAAG ATGTCAGCTGATGACTTCATTAGAAACAATCGTGGCATTGATGATGGGAAAGATCTACCTGAGGAGTTCTTGAGATCATTGTTTGAACGAATATCAAAAAGTGAGATCAAAATGAAAGAAGATAATTTGGATCTCCAACAAAAGCAGTCTTTGAATTCAAACAGAATTTTAGGCTTGGACAGTATCCTAAACATCGTGATCCGCAAGCGGGGTGAAGAAAAGCATATGGAAACAAGTGATGATCTTATCAGGCACATGCAGGaacaatttaaagaaaaggCTCGGAAATCTGA GTCAGTTTATTATGCTGCAACAGATGTGGTGATTCTTAGATTCATGGTTGAGGTATGCTGGGCTCCTATGTTGGCAGCCTTCAGTGTGCCTCTGGACCAAAGTGATGATGAAGTGGTGATAGCTCTGTGTCTGGAAGGTATCCGGTGTGCTATTCATGTTACTGCTGTGATGTCCATGAAGACTCATAGAGATGCTTTTGTGACTTCATTAGCAAAGTTTACTTCACTCCATTCTCCTGCTGATATCAAgcagaaaaatattgatgccatCAAG GCAATAGTTACAATAGCAGATGAAGATGGGAATTATTTGCAAGAAGCTTGGGAACACATTTTGACATGTGTCTCACGCTTTGAACATTTGCATCTCATGGGAGAGGGTGCTCCTCCAGATGCTACCTTTTTTGCTTTTCCCCAGAGCGACTCCGAAAAGTCAAAACAAACTAAGTCAACCATCCTCCCTGTTCTGAAAAAGAAGGGACCTGGAAGGATGCAGTATGCAGCTGCTAGTGTGATGAGAGGTTCATATGATAGTGCTGGTATTGGTGGAAACACAGCTGGGGCTGTTACTAGTGAGCAGATGAACAATTTAGTCTCCAATTTAAACATGTTAGAACAAGTTGGAAGCTCTGAAATGAGCCGCATATTCACACGGAGCCAAAAGTTAAACAGTGAGGCGATTATTGACTTTGTCAAGGCTCTTTGCAAGGTCTCCATGGAGGAACTGCGATCAGCTTCCGATCCACGGGTCTTTAGCCTTACAAAGATTGTTGAGATTGC GCACTATAACATGAATCGCATCAGGCTTGTATGGTCAAGCATCTGGCACGTGCTTTCTGATTTCTTTGTAACCATCGGCTGTTCTGAAAACCTTTCAATTGCAATTTTTGCAATGGACTCTTTACGTCAATTATCAATGAAATTCTTAGAGCGGGAAGAGTTGGCAAACTATAACTTTCAGAATGAGTTTATGAAGCCGTTTGTTATTGTTATGCGGAAGAGTAATGCTGTTGAAATCAGAGAATTGATTATCAGATGTGTCTCGCAAATGGTTCTCTCTCGTGTCAATAATGTTAAGTCAGGATGGAAGAGCATGTTCATG GTTTTCACAACAGCAGCTTATGATGACCACAAAAACATTGTACTCTTGGCCtttgaaataattgaaaagattattaGAGATTACTTCCCATACATCACAGAAACTGAAACAACCACCTTTACAGATTGTGTGAATTGCCTGATAGCATTCACCAATAGTCGATTCAACAAAGACATTAGCCTTAATGCAATTGCTTTCCTTCGATTTTGTGCCACAAAACTTGCGGAAGGAGATCTTGGATTTTCATCAAGGAACAAGGACAAGGAAGCCCCTGGGAAAATTTCAATACCTTCACCTCGGACTGGAAAAGATGGAAAACAAGAGAATGGAGAAATCACGGATAGGGAAGATCATCTCTATTTCTGGTTCCCTTTGTTGGCTG GTTTATCAGAACTTAGCTTTGACCCTAGGCCTGAAATCAGGAAGAGTGCCTTGCAAATTTTGTTTGAAACTTTACGCAATCATGGTCACCTTTTTTCTCTACCTTTATGGGAAAGAGTCTTTGAGTCGGTCTTATTTCCAATATTTGACTATGTGCGGCATGCTATTGATCCTACTGGAGGCGACGCCCCTGAGCAGGGGATTGATGGTGATACGGGTGAGCTTGATCAAGATGCGTGGCTCTATGAGACATGCACCTTGGCTCTCCAACTGGTTGTGGATCTTTTTGTAAAGTTCTACAACACTGTCAATCCGCTTTTAAGAAAGGTGCTATTGCTTCTGGTTAGCTTCATTAGGCGTCCTCACCAAAGTCTTGCTGGTATTGGTATTGCGGCATTTGTCCGTTTGATGAGCAATGCTGGAGATCTTTTTTCAGAGGAGAAGTGGCTGGAGGTGGTTTTGTCATTAAAAGAGGCTGCCAATGCTACACTCCCTGATTTCTCTTACATTGTTAGTGGAGAAGCCTCAGTAATAAGCCATGAACAAAGTGACGGAGAGAAGTCTGGTGACATGCCTGATGGTGATTCAGAGGGGCTGATAGCGCACCGTCTTTATTCTTCTATATCTGATGCAAAGTGTCGAGCTGCtgttcaacttctattaattcAG GCGGTGATGGAGATCTACAGCATGTATCGGTCTCACCTTTCAGCTAAAAGTGCCTTAGTGCTCTTTGATGCTTTGCATGACGTGGCATCTCATGCTCACAGTATCAACACCAATATTGCATTACGTTCAAAGCTACTAGAGTTTGGCTCTATGACCCAAATGCAAGACCCTCCACTATTACGCCTGGAGAACGAGTCCTATCAAATTTGCCTGACATTCCTACAAAATCTTATACTGGACAGACCTCCAACTTATGATGAAGCTCAAGTGGAATCCTGCCTTGTCAATCTCTGTGAGGAGGTTTTACAGTTTTACATTGCATCTGCCCATGCTGGACAGACATCAGAAACTTCTCCCAGTGGCCAATCCCAGTGGCTGATTCCTTCAGGTTCTGGAAAACGAAGGGAACTGGCCGCACGTGCTCCTCTTATCGTTGCAACTCTCCAGGCTATCTGTAGTTTGGGAGATTCTTTGTTTGAGAAGAACTTGGCACATTTCTTCCCTCTTCTTTCAAGCTTGATAAGTTGTGAACATGGGTCAAATGAGGTCCAGGTTGCTCTCAGCGATATGCTCAGCTCATCAGTGGGTCCTGTTTTGCTTCGGTCTTGTTGA
- the LOC118041291 gene encoding AT-hook motif nuclear-localized protein 22 → MDPVSAHGRPLPTPFLTRDFHLHQFQHHQQQNSEDEQSGNGDLNRGQKREHDEITNNNNTLEGLELVPSSSGGEGELSRRPRGRPAGSKNKPKPPIIITRDSANALRSHVMEIASGSDIMESVSTFARRRQRGVCILSGTGTVTNVTLKQPASPGAVVTLHGRFEILSLSGSFLPPPAPPAASGLTVYLAGGQGQVIGGSVAGPLLASGPVVVMAASFGNAAYERLPLEEDIESQTPMLGSGPLGSPGINNIGQQQQNQQQQQLMQDPKTSLFQGLPQNLLNSVQLPAEAYWGTGGRPPY, encoded by the coding sequence ATGGATCCGGTTTCAGCTCATGGGCGTCCTCTTCCCACTCCTTTCCTCACAAGAGATTTTCATCTACATCAATTTCAACACCACCAACAGCAGAATTCTGAAGATGAACAAAGTGGTAACGGTGACTTAAACCGTGGTCAAAAGAGAGAGCACGATGAAATCaccaataacaacaacacactTGAAGGCCTTGAATTAGTCCCTTCAAGCAGTGGTGGAGAAGGAGAACTCAGTAGAAGACCAAGAGGTAGACCTGCTGGGTCTAAGAACAAGCCTAAGCCACCAATCATAATCACAAGAGATAGCGCAAATGCCCTTCGATCCCATGTCATGGAAATCGCTAGCGGTAGCGATATCATGGAGAGTGTATCAACTTTTGCAAGGAGGAGGCAAAGAGGGGTTTGCATTTTGAGTGGAACCGGAACAGTAACAAATGTAACACTTAAGCAACCAGCTTCCCCGGGCGCGGTGGTTACCTTACATGGAAGATTTGAGATTTTATCACTTTCAGGTTCGTTCTTGCCACCCCCAGCTCCACCAGCTGCCTCAGGATTGACAGTTTATCTAGCTGGTGGTCAAGGCCAAGTTATTGGAGGAAGTGTAGCTGGCCCACTTCTTGCATCTGGACCGGTGGTGGTTATGGCTGCTTCTTTTGGTAATGCGGCTTATGAGAGGCTGCCTTTGGAGGAGGATATTGAGTCGCAAACACCGATGCTCGGAAGTGGACCTTTGGGGTCACCGGGAATTAATAATATCGGCCAGCAACAACagaatcagcagcagcagcaactaaTGCAAGATCCGAAGACATCTCTCTTTCAAGGGTTGCCACAGAATCTACTAAATTCAGTGCAACTTCCAGCTGAGGCCTATTGGGGCACAGGCGGCCGCCCTCCTTATTag
- the LOC118041920 gene encoding probable calcium-binding protein CML18, with the protein MLNSFRTCLSSLHRRAKIFLQQPRNTERVSKCGRRKNKRLLSSSFDLLTCSFAAMEMSSQFKQVFKVIDANGDGKISCHELSDVLLCLGYEKSKAAWEAERMVREMDCNGDGFIDLDEFINAVNDDGNFGSGNKEDYLMDVFLIFDTDKNGLISARELQTVLTSLGCKKCSLEDCRRMIKGVDKDGDGFVDFHEFRSMMTTSASWPED; encoded by the coding sequence ATGCTGAATTCTTTCAGAACTTGCTTGAGCTCCCTACACAGGAGGGCGAAAATCTTTCTTCAACAGCCGAGAAACACGGAGAGAGTTAGTAAATGCGGcaggagaaaaaacaaaagattattGTCATCAAGTTTTGATTTGCTAACTTGCTCTTTCGCGGCCATGGAAATGTCCAGCCAATTCAAACAAGTTTTCAAGGTCATAGACGCGAACGGGGATGGCAAGATATCTTGCCATGAGCTCAGTGATGTTCTTCTGTGTCTTGgatatgaaaaatcaaaagcagCTTGGGAAGCTGAAAGAATGGTGAGAGAAATGGATTGTAACGGAGATGGATTTATCGATTTAGATGAATTCATCAATGCCGTGAATGACGATGGAAACTTTGGTAGCGgtaacaaggaagattatctcatggatgtttttctaatttttgatACCGACAAGAATGGCCTAATCTCGGCGAGGGAGTTGCAGACTGTTCTTACTAGCCTCGGATGCAAAAAATGCAGCCTTGAAGATTGCAGGCGTATGATAAAAGGGGTCGATAAAGATGGCGATGGTTTCGTGGATTTTCATGAATTCCGATCGATGATGACAACAAGTGCAAGCTGGCCAGAAGATTAG